DNA from Marinagarivorans cellulosilyticus:
TTTGCTGTCATGGCAATAATGGGAACATTTTGATATTTTTTACCTGCCGCGTTGTCTCTGATTTGGCGCGTGGCTTCGTAACCGTCCATTACAGGCATTTGGCAGTCCATTAAAATAGCTTCAAATGGTGGAATATCTGCCGGTGCCGTCGCCAGTGCGCGTATAGCTTCGTTGCCATTATTCGCTAAGGTAACGGTTAAGCCTAAATCTTGCAGTAAGCCCTGAGCCACCTCTTGGTTAATGGGATTATCTTCGACTAAAAGCACGCGGCAAGTTTGCTCTGTAATGCGGCTGCTGCTTTCGCTGGTTTTTTTATTGCTGATGGCAATCAAACCTTCGTTGCTATTGTTGCCGGTCAATAATTGCATCAGGGTATTAAATAAGTCTGATGGTGATATAGGTTTGGTTAAGCTCGCATGAAAACCAAGGTTGGCGAAATCTTGATGTGTGGCGCGGTCGCCTTGCCCGGTCAGCAATATCCTTAATTGCTTTTGGTGGTCTGGCATTTGGGCTATTTGCAGGCTAAGTTGGGTGCCGGTGTTGTAGGGCAGTTGATTGTTAATGATGGCGAAATCAATAGAGCCGCGCTGCGCATTAAGAATTTTTAAAGCTGATTCGCTATTTTCAGCTTCGTACGTTTTTGCGCGCCAGCTATGAAGGATAGAGATAATTTGTTTGCGCTGTGGTGCGCAGCCATCGACGACTAGAATATTGTGAGCGCTTAGGTCTAACCACGGAAGCCCTTGTACTTTTTCTTCGCTACTTTTTAATTGAGCATAAAAGGTGAAGTTAGAGCCTTGGTCTATTTCACTTGAAACAACAATTCTACCGCTCATTAAGTGGCATAACTTAAGGCATATTGCCAAGCCCAGCCCTGTACCGCCATATTTGCGGGTAGTGCTGGTATCCACTTGGGTAAAGCTTTCAAAGAGTGATGAAAGCTTATTGTTCGGTATGCCAATACCGGTATCGATAACACTGCATTTAAGCTCGGCGGTATCGCCCTCTAGGGTTAGAATTGGGCAAATTTTAATGAAGCCTGTTTCGGTAAATTTAATAGCATTGCCGACTAGGTTAATAATAACTTGGCGAAGGCGGCCTGGGTCCCCAATGACCTTGCAGCTTGGGATGCTGCTGTAGTCTACGACTAATTCAAGCCCTTTTTCTTGTGCGCGCAATGCTAAGGGCGCTGTTGTTTCTGCAAAGAATTTGTGAATATCAAAGCTAATGGATTCTAACTCCATTTTTCCCGCTTCAATTTTCGAGAAATCGAGAATGTCATTAATCAGCGTTAATAACGATTTTGCACTATTTAGCGCTAAGGTCGCAAAATGGTCTTGTTTTTGGTTAAGCTGCTCGCGCATAAGTAAGCTAAGCATACCTATGATGCCATTCATTGGGGTGCGAATTTCGTGGCTCATACTGGCAAGAAACTCGCTTTTGGCTTTATTGGCTATAGCTGCTTCGGTGGCCATGGTATTGGCCTTTGTTAATGTTTTTTGCAATTCTTGGTTGGTCATCAACAGCTCGTAGGCTGTTTTTTTACTGGCGGTAATATCGGTATGGGTGCCGTACATCATTAGTGCTCGGCCATCTTTGGAGCGGGTGATGACTTGTCCGGTATCTTGTATCCATACCCAATCTCCATTTTTGTGGCGCATGCGAATTTCAACGTCGTAAAGTGGTGTTTGGCCACTAATATGCGCGACGAGCTTTTCGGACGAAATGGGGTAGTCTTCTGGGTGGATTAGATCTTCCCACGTTTTAATGGTTATGGGTTGAAGCTCTTCTAATGTGTAGCCAATAAGCTGCGCCCAAGTTTCGTTAACAATGGCTTCGCCGGTTTGTAAGTTCCACTCCCATGTGCCGGCATTAATGCCTTGGATGATGCTCGCGAGTCGCTGTTTTTCTTTTTGCAATTCAGATTTAGATTTCTTTATGCGCACGACATGTAGCGAGGTGCGTTGCAATAGGTAGGCGATACCGGCGAGAAGGAGTGAAAACACCAGCCCTGTGGCGAGCAGCATAATTGGCATTCGGTTAGCGCTGGCATCTATGCTTTGGGTTTGGGTTGATAGCGCAATAATAAGTTCGTGGTTGTAAATGTGGCGACTTGTCTTGGCGGTTAGCCCTTCGTTAATTGCTGCCTCATCGCCATAAATACTTTGGTTAGCCAGCGATATATGGATGTTGAATTTTTTGAGTTGAAGCTCTTCTATGGATTCTTCAATAACAGACTGCAGCCACGTTTGTGTTTTAAAAACGGCAACAATAAAACCTTCAAAATCATTGTTAGTCAAAATCGGGAAGTACATCAATACACCAGTACCGCCTTGAGCTAAAGCGATAGGGGGCGTCATTGTTGTGATGGCGTGTTTGTAGGCTTTTTCCAGCGAGGCTTTGCGCTCGGGTTCTTCTGAAAGGTTAAGGCCTAAAATCGAACGGTTGCCTTCTAAAGGTACTGCCCAGCGAACTACTAAGTTGGAATCGACCCATTCAATTGCGTGATAGCCCGGTTCGTCGTTGACCATATTTAAAGCATCAGCTTCAAACTCTTCTTGGCTTAAACCATTGTGAATGGGCCACCGGTAAGTTAGGCGTTGTAGTGCGCGCGCGCGTTGGTGCAAATCTTTGTAGATGTCGTTACTGAGGCCCTGAGCATAATAATTAAGTAACTTTTCTTGCTCTTTACTGCTTTGCTCGGACACTAAACTGTAAAGCAATAAGCTGAGGGTGCACGCGACCATGCCCACTAAAAGTGGGAGTATGGGCTGATTAATAATGGGTGCCGACCGGTTGATTAAACGCGACATTACAAGATGCTGACCCCTGCCATTGCTCGATACGTGTAAGTGCATGCAGGCTCGGTAAGTATCCTGCAGCAGACTCTTCGCTTCGCTAATTCCTTCTTTAACTATAGCTATTTTCACCATAAACGAAGGTGAGTTTATGTTTGAAAGTTAATTTCTATTCGACTTTTTCTCAGTGCGTGCCAAAAGATTGGCGTATTAGTTGTGTTGTGCTCTGCTGGGCATTTGGTGGGTGTTTTGTTTTTGCGTTATGGCGTCATTTGTAGTGTTGTTATTTAAGCGACCTTATTGACTTTCGAGAAGTGGAATTACCCGAATCACTGACAAGGGTGTCATTCAAGGAGGTAAATTTCACCGCTGTGAATATGGTCACGAATATTGCTGAAATAATTACGAGTAGATCGCAAAGATCCACTTTATTTATTTGACTTGAAGCGCGACTGATTAGAATGGCCGGCTGCTACGTGGCCTTGCGCTGGGAACAATACGTGACTCCCCGGGCTTTCTTTAGGCGTGGAGTTGTGGCTTGTACTAGCCGCCCATTAGAACAAAAAATATTAAAACGATATCGGTATTATTAGGGGTTTGACATTTATGACGGAATTTGAGTCTGCTAAGGCGACCATTAATGATGTTGCCAGCCATGCTGGGGTGTCTAAAAAAACAGTATCTCGAGTAATTAATAATGAGTTAAATGTTCGCCCTGAAACTCGCGAGCGGGTTCAAAAGGCAATGGCAGAGCTAAATTATTACCCCAATTTGTCTGCCCGTAGTTTG
Protein-coding regions in this window:
- a CDS encoding response regulator, with the translated sequence MSRLINRSAPIINQPILPLLVGMVACTLSLLLYSLVSEQSSKEQEKLLNYYAQGLSNDIYKDLHQRARALQRLTYRWPIHNGLSQEEFEADALNMVNDEPGYHAIEWVDSNLVVRWAVPLEGNRSILGLNLSEEPERKASLEKAYKHAITTMTPPIALAQGGTGVLMYFPILTNNDFEGFIVAVFKTQTWLQSVIEESIEELQLKKFNIHISLANQSIYGDEAAINEGLTAKTSRHIYNHELIIALSTQTQSIDASANRMPIMLLATGLVFSLLLAGIAYLLQRTSLHVVRIKKSKSELQKEKQRLASIIQGINAGTWEWNLQTGEAIVNETWAQLIGYTLEELQPITIKTWEDLIHPEDYPISSEKLVAHISGQTPLYDVEIRMRHKNGDWVWIQDTGQVITRSKDGRALMMYGTHTDITASKKTAYELLMTNQELQKTLTKANTMATEAAIANKAKSEFLASMSHEIRTPMNGIIGMLSLLMREQLNQKQDHFATLALNSAKSLLTLINDILDFSKIEAGKMELESISFDIHKFFAETTAPLALRAQEKGLELVVDYSSIPSCKVIGDPGRLRQVIINLVGNAIKFTETGFIKICPILTLEGDTAELKCSVIDTGIGIPNNKLSSLFESFTQVDTSTTRKYGGTGLGLAICLKLCHLMSGRIVVSSEIDQGSNFTFYAQLKSSEEKVQGLPWLDLSAHNILVVDGCAPQRKQIISILHSWRAKTYEAENSESALKILNAQRGSIDFAIINNQLPYNTGTQLSLQIAQMPDHQKQLRILLTGQGDRATHQDFANLGFHASLTKPISPSDLFNTLMQLLTGNNSNEGLIAISNKKTSESSSRITEQTCRVLLVEDNPINQEVAQGLLQDLGLTVTLANNGNEAIRALATAPADIPPFEAILMDCQMPVMDGYEATRQIRDNAAGKKYQNVPIIAMTANAMTGDREKCLQSGMNDYISKPIDPDTLEEVLRANLNLEAVSAPQALPSQAQPSQAAELQSSASENLPEPPTPQAPSTEEKAETSSEEEPVWDKEAILKRVKHRNDRLMQLITMFMEDMPQKIAEVKEAVAKENFEEAKAFTHNIKGVSANLGGVQLQKKCAEFEGYLMANDKVAIEGFLPVLLETFDAFTAALESHEAG